The sequence TAGGGAACCTTCCAGTTGCCGAAATTCGTCTCCAGCTTTTTGGCGGCCGCGATCAGCGCCTTGAACTGCTCGGGCACGTTCGAGACGAACTGCTGTTTCAGCTTTTCGGCTGGATAGCCGAAGCCGTAGAGCTCTTCGTACCAGGCCACGCACAGCGTGGTCTGCGTCGATTCGATCGAGCCCTTGCAGTTCCAATCCAGCAGGTGTTCCAGGTACGGGGCCACGCGGCCGGCAAGATCGGGATCTGTCTCGCGAAGCTTCTCCAGGTCGCGTTTGTAGCGAGGCAGCTCCGTCAGCGCCCAGTAGATAGTCGTGTCGAACGCCAGCTCTTGCCAGCGATCGAACGTCATGTCGTGCGCGTCTTCCAACAGCATGCGCGCCATCTTGGCCCGGCGTTTGTCATCGTAGCGATCTTCGACCATGTAGTGGGGATAGTCGCCAATGGCGGGCCCGGCATTGTCCGTGGTCGTGTACGGCGTGGAGTTGCAGTTCTGCACGTAGCCGCTCGAGGGATTCAGCACCTGCGGCAGATCGGCCAAAGGATGGATGCCCTGCCATTCGGTGCGTTTGTCGGCGCCGTCGACCGGCTTTTCCCAATCGAAGCCGGGGTCGCGCTTGGGCACGACGCCGTTGTACAGGTAATAGATGTTCCCGTGCACGTCGGCGTAGACGGTATTGAAGAGGTGGATTTCGAGCATACCCATCGCGGCGCGGAAATCGTCGATGTTCTTGGCGCGGACCATCTGCATGGCCTGTCGCGAGAACAGCGAATCATAGAGCTTGCCGATATTGCCCGAGATGTATTCCTTTTCGCCGGTTTTCCGCAGGATCGGGCCGTGGTGCGTCTTTCGCAGCGTGACTTTGATCGATTCGGTATCACTGCCGCCGCGTTTGACCTTGATCGTGTCGGTCCATTCTTCCGCCTTGCGGTAGCCGCCGTCGTAACGATAGTTGAGTGGCTCGTCCGGATCGTCGAACGTCTCCTTCCAACTGCTGCCGACGCTGGGCTCGTTGGTCGTAAATCCCCAGCCACAATATTCGTTATGTCCCAGCGCCAGCGACGGCGTGCCGAAGAACGAGGCGCCGGTGAAGTTCCAACCCTCACCGCTTCGCAAATGGGCTTCGTAGAACTGGCCGTAGCCGTAGTAAGGCTGATGCGGGTTGATGAAGAGCAGCGGCTTGCCCGAGCGCGTGCGGCTGCCAGCGATGGCCAGGGCGTTGCTGCCGGTCGCTGCGCGAACTTCCTCTTCCAGTTTCTGCTCGCCGTAACTGCTCGGTACTTCGCCGCCCGGGACGTGC is a genomic window of Pirellulales bacterium containing:
- a CDS encoding penicillin acylase family protein; amino-acid sequence: MSCGLRTSLSALVAGLFLACSSTRTLSAAESGTIDPQALARDVTIYRDKYGMPHIDGKNDEAVIFGFGYAQAEDFFWQIEDSYALALGRYAELYGKQFLDKDMRNRAFEIPQKSRADFQNLDPQLQRMGEAFVGGINYYLDTHPRVKPRMLKRMEPWYLLAFARAAILELLGGHMHVPGGEVPSSYGEQKLEEEVRAATGSNALAIAGSRTRSGKPLLFINPHQPYYGYGQFYEAHLRSGEGWNFTGASFFGTPSLALGHNEYCGWGFTTNEPSVGSSWKETFDDPDEPLNYRYDGGYRKAEEWTDTIKVKRGGSDTESIKVTLRKTHHGPILRKTGEKEYISGNIGKLYDSLFSRQAMQMVRAKNIDDFRAAMGMLEIHLFNTVYADVHGNIYYLYNGVVPKRDPGFDWEKPVDGADKRTEWQGIHPLADLPQVLNPSSGYVQNCNSTPYTTTDNAGPAIGDYPHYMVEDRYDDKRRAKMARMLLEDAHDMTFDRWQELAFDTTIYWALTELPRYKRDLEKLRETDPDLAGRVAPYLEHLLDWNCKGSIESTQTTLCVAWYEELYGFGYPAEKLKQQFVSNVPEQFKALIAAAKKLETNFGNWKVPYGDINRLQRHANVSDFMKIPFSDNVASIPSAGIPGPPGVIFTMYFSPTVYVPPLKVMKKHYAVVGSSYMCVVDFSDKVTSKSLLPYGASGDPKSPHFFDQAQLLSQKKLKDNPFHWDDVVAAAKRTYHPGETSTETAGAR